GCAACGATTAAGCAAGAAATCGAGAAAACAGATGGGGTTTTTGCGAAGCTTGGAATTAAAACGAACGGCCTTATCAGGCCACCGTACGGTTTGCACTTTATCCCGCTAGCTATTTATGCGTCGCGCCATGATAGGAAAATCATCACCTGGAGCCTCGCTTCAAATGATTGGAAACTTAATGATCCTCAGAAAATAGCAGATCGTGTCATTTCGAATGCGCGACCAGGATCTATCGTGTTAATGCATGACACTACTTTTGATTTCTCTAAAAAACGGTCGCCGACCTTGGGGGCAACCGCTATAATTCTCAAGACCTTATCAAAAAAAGGGTACAAATTTGTTACCGTAAGTCAACTGCTAAATGACTCAGAAGTGAAGCGGTAAACTGGTATTACTCGTCCCCGCGGTTAGACAATCGCTTCATCAACACAACTTGCGTGCCGCGTGCGGCCTCGTCAATTGTTACTCTATCCATCAGGGCCAGCATAAGAGGGATTCCTCTACCGCGAAAATTTGTCTCTGCGTCCGGGGCGGGATCCGGCATGCGACGAATGAATCTTCCCTCATCTTTAACGATAATAAGTAAAAACTCGCCGTCGCAGTTCGTGGTAATCTCGACACAATTATCCGTACCTTCCGGAGAACCATGTTCGATAGCATTTGCTACCGCTTCACCCACGGCAACTTGTATGTCAAAAATCTCGTGATCGCTAAGGCTGCAATGTTCGCCAATCAATCTGATCTGATCTCTAACGCGGGACAGATTCGATGATTCACTGGCTATTAGAAGCTGTTGCCCATGATCGCACAGCAGACAACCGGTACAACCTCGCTCAATTATTTTTAGACTATTTTTTGACAAGCGCTCCGTCTCCTTCTATGCGCCAGACAGGTATGGGGTGGTATGGTATACATCCAATTTA
This genomic interval from Candidatus Aquicultor sp. contains the following:
- a CDS encoding ATP-binding protein is translated as MSKNSLKIIERGCTGCLLCDHGQQLLIASESSNLSRVRDQIRLIGEHCSLSDHEIFDIQVAVGEAVANAIEHGSPEGTDNCVEITTNCDGEFLLIIVKDEGRFIRRMPDPAPDAETNFRGRGIPLMLALMDRVTIDEAARGTQVVLMKRLSNRGDE